A section of the Salmo salar chromosome ssa05, Ssal_v3.1, whole genome shotgun sequence genome encodes:
- the LOC106605312 gene encoding nestin isoform X2, with protein sequence MELHRLRHHHSHRTDDKLQMLNLNQRLETYLGRVRLLEEENKLLCQEIQALRGSGQGGRMGLEDKLSLARQEVEEAWREKDRVELELGSLGEELQVLGLQRQWVADAHGEVKKKLADSRKQMEEERRAQIWLREKVSQLEKQIQFQIQTHQEDVAGFQATLIHVRPALPPPPPQTGTQLPSLQELGEEYSQMAVRAWHEAAMVFQGQVDSLDESLNQARTRLAQVGQEKIESQLKLQALENELQSAQDKRQYLERSVAKQRDRQRQEIQNLQAHLDVLEMEKGALGNQIDTLLTESRGLLQLKMSLGMEVATYRALLDNENLKGDFSSTNQLRSTYISDGVPSSRGAKQSFQSQQATSHMIRPISTIHRASPRSNVTMMSASPIWTQNRVTLNETPKSCRKTEEEHIDFGVGSNHQVSCSPPYPEVPQDGISVDHFRPQDVHKEVNHAEPLSPPTAGADVVSWLGSDHKEQSMWDMEKEEEDQNTVRTWFAEEKPVLESAMSHQVETSFSMPTVFSTDAQELLSPSVSYERAGLVTGAHYAFSANDDNDLPFEMSFEKEEPLLDMPYGPMNASEERDLETASKDAEWAGNEGLESETASVLKQAFETFTSSQAFEYGAGKSYNKPIEFNQEDNMSYESSQASHGLEEAFRHVKRVEEDVINLPKEDENDMSNKHEEQLEDELHPYGYDKDNCERLGGFNKENDMTERIDEFNHENIINLTKEDDENDMSNKDEDQLEHELRPYGYGKDNWEILGGFNKENDMTERIDKFNQEEIISYESDQASHWSEEVFHHVERVVEGDIHFRKGDDENDMSNKREEQNALNPNGDVKDEWDRVEGYNEENGIGERMDDWKEGKYHMKEEEMWNNRETQPNRSDQEDIPSNVEKLNQFEQEHIPSGGEKLNQSEQRYINSNGEKLNQSEQEHIPSGGEKLNISDNDKEDHEANLCQNNSVSWRAELEGDSYAQDNTLADTHPLIRYKSDETDVNTQASHMGESDSSDGEEDREVCQTGTDTWGEGKSKQFDTMEYLYEESEVDVIDQESNMGSTHQEDMDASQTKEHAKQENDEENAGDQLIQKAEEEQSYEELTEPGEYSMVCSDEDYNEETIDRLVEQELENLSISSYSEHFTGQMIESESVLSLQIESHTELSQTQDILYSEEVEQIHSERLNQSEQEYIPSGGEKLNLYEQEHIPSDREKLNQSESEYTTSGGEKLNLYVQEHTPSDGEKLNQSEQKYIPSGGEKVNQSEPEYIISGGEKLNQSEAEYITSGGEKLNLYAQEYLPSDGEKMNPSVPEHIPSNGEKLNQSEQENIPSGGEKLNQSEAENIPSNGEKPNQSQQENIPLGGEKLNQSEQENLPSGGEKLNQSEQENIHLGGEKLNQSEQENLPSGGEKLNQSEQENLPLGGEKLNQSEPEYITSGGEKLNLYAQEHTPSDREKMNQSEQENIPSGGEKLNQSEADYITSGGETLNVKAQHIPSDGEKLNQSEQENIHLGGEKLNQSEPEYITSGGEKLNQSEQENIPSGGEKLNQSEQENIPSGGEKLNQSEQENIPSGGEKLNQSEPEYITSGGEKLNQSEQENIPSNREKMNPSEPEYTTSGGETLDICEQEHIPSDGEKINQPDSEHIPSNGEKLNVYVQEHIPSDGENLNQSEQENIPSGGEKLNQSEAENIISGGEKLNVHAQEYLPSDGEKMNPSEPEHIPSNGEKLNQSEQENLPSGGETLDICEQEHIPSDGEKMYKSEPEHILSNGEKLNQSEQENIPLGGKKLNQSEQENIPLGGKKLNQSEQENIPLGGKKLNQSEQENLPSAGENLNQSEQENLPSGGEKLNQSEAEDITSGGETLNVNAQEHIPSDREKLNQSEPEYIPSGREKLNLYEQEHIPSDREKMNPSEPEYTTSGGEKLNQSEQENIPLGREKLNQSEPEYIPSGGEKLNLYEQEHTPSDREKLNQSEQEYVISGGEKLNQSETEDITSGGEKLNQSEEQYIPSGGEKLNQFEQECLPSGGEKLNLSEQQNIPLGSEKLNQSEPEYITSGEYKLSLYEQEHIPSDREKMNQSDPEYIPSGGEKLNQSEQECISSEVRYSVHSRILMTSEHTSLRESSVEISKEESLAQDKEFSGGLGTEAVPDKIEGQDHQNLYMLTHADFTESHSIYSSLNSRPESQTNMNNLDIEESNSTDDESPNASQYLQPVTKANLTADQEDLLDVAVSHYENCNTLIEHSAEEVTSYQASNECLQTDEWEVLESPNKHLASRDPFAGHKRDSERSSKTDSEGQDLHSFLSSGVHNNFWGSNLETGASYQPDEPYDHVTELPNQNLALADNLSWVDLENPQAANWNTKMDSDTPKASTLGEEDKQMPSQVKQLVCRDVVEGVNVTSEDEGDSWSYGEE encoded by the exons atggAGCTCCACCGCCTCCGGCACCACCACAGCCACCGGACCGACGACAAGCTCCAGATGCTGAACCTCAACCAACGCCTGGAGACCTACCTGGGCCGAGTGAGGCTGCTGGAGGAGGAGAACAAGCTACTATGCCAGGAGATCCAGGCCCTGAGGGGCAGCGGCCAGGGGGGGCGGATGGGCCTGGAGGACAAGCTGAGCCTGGCCAGGCAAGAGGTAGAGGAAGCCTGGAGGGAGAAGGATCGGGTGGAGCTGGAGCTAGGGAGCCTGGGTGAAGAGCTCCAAGTCCTGGGGCTGCAGAGACAGTGGGTGGCGGACGCCCATGGGGAGGTGAAGAAGAAGCTGGCAGACAGCAGGaagcagatggaggaggagaggagggctcagATCTGGTTACGAGAGAAGGTGAGCCAGCTAGAGAAACAAATCCAGTTCCAGATACAAACCCACCAGGAAGATGTTGCCGGCTTCCAGGCTACACTAATCCATGTCAGACCTGCActgccaccccctccaccccAAACGGGCACCCAGCTGCCCAGCCTCCAGGAGCTGGGTGAGGAGTACTCCCAGATGGCTGTCAGGGCGTGGCATGAGGCGGCCATGGTGTTTCAGGGCCAGGTGGACAGCCTGGACGAgtctctaaaccaggccagaacccGGTTGGCCCAGGTGGGCCAGGAGAAGATTGAGAGCCAGCTGAAACTTCAGGCCCTGGAGAATGAGCTGCAATCAGCCCAGGATAAAAGGCAGTATCTGGAGAGGAGTGTGGCCAAACAAAGAGACAGGCAGAGGCAAGAGATACAAAACCTGCAG GCCCATCTGGATGTGTTGGAGATGGAGAAGGGGGCGCTGGGAAATCAGATTGACACTCTCCTGACAGAAAGTAGGGGTCTGCTGCAGCTGAAGATGTCTCTAGGCATGGAGGTGGCCACATACAG AGCATTACTGGACAATGAAAATCTGAAGGGGGATTTCTCTTCAACAAATCAGCTAAGGAGCACCTACATCTCTG ATGGAGTGCCCAGCTCTCGAGGGGCTAAGCAAAGCTTCCAGTCACAGCAGGCTACCAGTCATATGATCAGGCCCATCTCTACCATCCATAGAGCAAGCCCACGATCCAATGTAACAATGATGTCCGCATCACCAATCTGGACTCAAAATCGGGTAACCCTGAACGAAACACCCAAGAGTTGTCGAAAGACAGAAGAAGAGCATATTGACTTTGGCGTAGGGTCCAACCACCAGGTAAGTTGTTCACCACCTTACCCCGAAGTACCACAGGACGGAATTTCAGTCGACCACTTCAGACCTCAAGATGTCCATAAAGAAGTCAACCATGCGGAGCCTCTCTCACCTCCCACAGCAGGAGCTGATGTTGTATCTTGGCTTGGATCTGACCATAAGGAACAATCCATGTGGGATAtggaaaaggaggaagaggatcAGAACACAGTCAGAACCTGGTTTGCTGAAGAGAAACCCGTTCTGGAATCTGCCATGAGTCACCAGGTTGAGACCAGCTTCAGTATGCCAACTGTGTTCAGCACTGATGCTCAAGAGCTCCTCAGCCCTTCAGTGAGCTATGAGAGAGCAGGTTTGGTGACAGGGGCACATTATGCTTTCTCAGCGAATGATGATAATGATTTACCTTTTGAAATGTCTTTTGAAAAAGAGGAACCTCTACTAGATATGCCTTACGGTCCCATGAATGCATCGGAGGAAAGAGATCTTGAAACAGCAAGTAAAGATGCTGAATGGGCGGGAAATGAAGGCTTGGAATCTGAAACTGCATCAGTGCTAAAACAAGCATTTGAGACCTTCACAAGCAGTCAAGCTTTTGAGTATGGAGCTGGGAAAAGTTACAACAAGCCAATAGAGTTCAACCAAGAGGACAATATGTCATATGAATCTTCTCAAGCCTCCCACGGTTTAGAAGAGGCATTTCGCCATGTTAAAAGAGTGGAGGAAGATGTTATTAATCTCCCAAAAGAGGATGAAAATGATATGTCTAACAAACATGAGGAGCAATTGGAAGATGAATTGCACCCCTATGGGTATGATAAGGATAATTGTGAAAGATTGGGAGGATTCAATAAGGAAAATGATATGACAGAAAGAATCGACGAGTTCAACCATGAGAATATTATTAATCTCACAAAAGAGGATGATGAAAATGATATGTCTAACAAAGATGAAGATCAATTGGAACATGAATTGCGCCCCTATGGGTATGGTAAGGATAATTGGGAGATATTGGGAGGATTCAATAAGGAAAATGATATGACAGAAAGAATCGATAAGTTCAACCAAGAGGAGATTATCTCATATGAATCTGATCAAGCTTCTCACTGGTCAGAAGAGGTATTTCACCATGTTGAAAGAGTGGTGGAAGGTGATATACATTTCAGAAAAGGGGATGATGAAAATGATATGTCAAACAAACGTGAGGAACAAAATGCACTGAACCCCAATGGGGATGTAAAGGATGAATGGGATAGAGTGGAAGGGTACAATGAAGAGAATGGAATTGGAGAAAGAATGGATGATTGGAAAGAAGGAAAGTATCATATGAAAGAGGAAGAGATGTGGAATAACAGAGAAACCCAACCCAATCGGTCTGATCAAGAGGATATACCTTCAAATGTAGAGAAACTGAATCAATTCGAGCAAGAGCATATACCTTCAGGCGGAGAGAAACTGAATCAGTCTGAGCAAAGGTATATCAATTCAAACGGAGAGAAACTGAATCAATCTGAGCAAGAGCATATACCTTCAGGTGGAGAGAAACTGAATATATCTGACAATGACAAAGAGGATCATGAGGCAAACCTCTGTCAAAATAATTCTGTTTCATGGAGGGCTGAGCTAGAAGGCGACAGCTATGCTCAGGACAACACACTAGCCGACACACACCCCCTGATCCGTTACAAGAGTGACGAGACGGATGTCAACACTCAGGCTTCACACATGGGCGAAAGTGACTCCAGTGATGGTGAAGAGGACAGGGAGGTTTGCCAGACAGGAACAGACACCTGGGGCGAAGGCAAGTCCAAACAGTTTGACACCATGGAGTATCTGTATGAAGAGTCAGAAGTGGATGTCATAGATCAGGAAAGTAACATGGGCTCCACTCACCAAGAGGACATGGATGCTAGCCAAACAAAGGAGCATGCTAAACAGGAGAACGATGAGGAGAATGCTGGCGATCAGTTGATTCAGAAGGCAGAAGAGGAGCAATCTTATGAGGAACTTACAGAACCTGGAGAGTACTCCATGGTGTGCTCTGATGAGGACTATAATGAAGAAACAATTGATAGATTGGTGGAGCAAGAGTTAGAGAATTTATCTATATCCAGTTACAGTGAACACTTTACTGGGCAGATGATTGAGAGCGAGTCAGTACTGAGTCTTCAAATTGAGTCTCACACTGAACTTTCCCAGACACAAGACATATTATACAGTGAGGAGGTAGAGCAGATACACTCAGAGAGACTGAATCAATCTGAACAAGAGTATATACCCTCAGGCGGAGAGAAACTGAATCTATATGAGCAAGAACACATAccctcagacagagagaaatTGAATCAATCTGAGTCAGAGTACACAACTTCAGGCGGAGAGAAACTGAATCTATATGTGCAAGAACACACACCCTCAGACGGAGAGAAACTGAATCAATCTGAACAAAAGTATATACCTTCAGGCGGAGAAAAAGTGAATCAATCCGAGCCAGAGTATATCATTTCAGGCGGAGAGAAATTGAATCAATCCGAGGCAGAGTACATAACTTCAGGCGGAGAGAAACTGAATCTATATGCGCAAGAATACCTACCCTCAGATGGAGAGAAAATGAATCCATCCGTGCCAGAGCATATACCTTCAAACGGAGAGAAACTGAATCAATCTGAACAAGAGAATATACCTTCAGGCGGAGAAAAACTGAATCAATCCGAGGCAGAGAATATACCTTCAAATGGAGAGAAACCGAATCAATCTCAGCAAGAAAATATACCTTTAGGTGGAGAGAAACTGAACCAATCTGAACAAGAGAATTTACCTTCAGGCGGAGAGAAACTGAATCAATCCGAGCAAGAGAATATACATTTAGGCGGAGAGAAACTGAATCAATCTGAACAAGAGAATTTACCTTCAGGCGGAGAGAAACTGAATCAATCTGAACAAGAGAATTTACCTTTAGGCGGAGAGAAACTGAATCAATCCGAGCCAGAGTACATAACTTCAGGCGGAGAGAAACTTAATCTATATGCGCAAgaacacacaccctcagacagagagaaaatgaaTCAATCTGAGCAAGAGAATATACCCTCAGGCGGAGAAAAACTGAATCAATCTGAGGCAGACTATATAACTTCAGGCGGAGAGACACTGAATGTAAAGGCACAACACATACCGTCAGACGGAGAGAAACTGAATCAATCCGAGCAAGAGAATATACATTTAGGCGGAGAGAAACTGAATCAATCCGAGCCAGAGTACATAACTTCAGGTGGAGAGAAACTGAATCAATCCGAGCAAGAGAATATACCTTCAGGCGGAGAGAAACTGAATCAATCCGAGCAAGAGAATATACCTTCAGGCGGAGAGAAACTGAATCAATCCGAGCAAGAGAATATACCTTCAGGCGGAGAGAAACTGAATCAATCCGAGCCAGAGTACATAACTTCAGGTGGAGAGAAACTGAATCAATCCGAGCAAGAGAATATACCTTCCAACAGAGAGAAAATGAATCCATCTGAGCCAGAGTACACAACTTCAGGCGGAGAGACACTGGATATATGTGAGCAAGAACATATACCCTCAGATGGAGAGAAAATAAATCAACCCGATTCAGAGCATATACCTTCAAATGGAGAGAAACTAAATGTATATGTGCAAGAACACATACCATCAGACGGAGAGAATCTGAATCAATCTGAACAAGAGAATATACCTTCAGGCGGAGAAAAACTGAATCAATCCGAGGCAGAGAATATAATTTCAGGCGGAGAGAAACTGAATGTACATGCGCAAGAATACCTACCCTCAGATGGAGAGAAAATGAATCCATCCGAGCCAGAGCATATACCTTCAAACGGAGAGAAACTGAATCAATCTGAACAAGAGAATTTACCTTCAGGCGGAGAGACACTGGATATATGTGAGCAAGAACATATACCCTCAGATGGAGAGAAAATGTATAAATCTGAGCCAGAGCATATACTTTCAAACGGAGAGAAACTGAATCAATCGGAGCAAGAAA ATATACCTTTAGGTGGAAAGAAACTGAATCAATCGGAGCAAGAAAATATACCTTTAGGTGGAAAGAAACTGAATCAATCGGAGCAAGAAAATATACCTTTAGGTGGAAAGAAACTGAATCAATCTGAACAAGAGAATTTACCTTCAGCCGGAGAGAATCTGAATCAATCTGAACAAGAGAATTTACCTTCAGGCGGAGAGAAACTGAATCAATCCGAGGCAGAGGATATAACTTCAGGCGGAGAGACACTGAATGTAAATGCACAAGAACACATAccctcagacagagagaaactgaATCAATCAGAGCCAGAGTACATACCTTCAGGCAGAGAGAAACTGAATCTATATGAGCAAGAACACATAccctcagacagagagaaaatgaaTCCATCCGAGCCAGAGTATACAACTTCAGGCGGAGAGAAACTGAACCAATCCGAGCAAGAGAATATACCTTTAGGCAGAGAGAAACTGAATCAATCAGAGCCAGAGTACATACCTTCAGGCGGAGAGAAACTAAATCTATATGAGCAAgaacacacaccctcagacagagagaaactgaATCAATCTGAACAAGAGTATGTAATTTCAGGCGGAGAGAAACTGAATCAATCCGAGACAGAGGATATAACTTCAGGCGGAGAGAAACTGAATCAATCTGAAGAGCAGTACATACCTTCAGGCGGAGAGAAACTGAATCAGTTTGAGCAAGAGTGTTTACCTTCAGGTGGAGAGAAACTGAATCTATCCGAGCAACAGAATATACCTTTAGGCAGCGAGAAACTGAATCAATCTGAGCCAGAGTATATAACTTCAGGTGAATACAAACTGAGTCTATATGAGCAAGAACATATAccctcagacagagagaaaatgaaTCAATCCGATCCCGAGTATATACCTTCAGGCGGCGAGAAACTGAATCAGTCTGAGCAAGAGTGTATTTCCTCAGAGGTTAGGTATTCGGTGCATTCTAGGATTCTAATGACATCTGAACACACATCTCTTAGAGAAAGTTCAGTAGAAATATCCAAAGAAGAATCTTTGGCTCAAGATAAGGAATTCAGTGGGGGACTGGGAACTGAAGCTGTACCAGACAAAATAGAAGGACAGGATCACCAGAACCTTTATATGCTGACTCATGCAGACTTCACTGAAAGCCATTCTATCTACAGCAGTTTAAACAGCAGGCCTGAGAGTCAAACCAACATGAACAACTTGGATATAGAAGAGTCTAACAGCACAGATGATGAGTCGCCAAATGCAAGCCAGTATTTGCAACCTGTCACCAAAGCAAATCTAACTGCAGATCAGGAAGACTTGTTAGATGTGGCGGTCTCTCACTATGAGAATTGCAATACTCTTATTGAACATTCTGCAGAGGAGGTCACTAGCTATCAGGCAAGTAATGAATGTCTTCAGACAGATGAATGGGAAGTCTTAGAAAGTCCAAACAAACACCTAGCATCTAGAGATCCTTTTGCAGGTCACAAGAGAGACTCCGAAAGATCCTCCAAAACTGACAGCGAAGGCCAGGACCTCCACAGCTTCCTCAGCTCTGGTGTACACAACAACTTCTGGGGTTCCAATCTGGAGACAGGAGCCTCCTATCAACCGGATGAGCCGTATGACCATGTGACCGAACTACCCAATCAGAACCTAGCCTTGGCTGACAACCTATCCTGGGTGGATTTGGAGAATCCACAGGCAGCTAATTGGAACACAAAGATGGACAGCGACACACCTAAAGCTTCCACCCTTGGAGAAGAGGACAAACAGATGCCCTCACAGGTGAAGCAGCTGGTGTGTAGAGATGTGGTAGAGGGTGTGAATGTTACTTCTGAAGATGAGGGAGACTCCTGGTCATATGGGGAAGAATAG